A single region of the Cryptococcus decagattii chromosome 4, complete sequence genome encodes:
- a CDS encoding succinate dehydrogenase [ubiquinone] iron-sulfur subunit, mitochondrial — protein MVRPATILRSFNAIPSTSRPLAAAARSFHATASAQLATPVEGKEPQIKEFKIYRWNPDVPNEKPKLQTYKVDLSQCGPMILDALIKIKNELDPTLTFRRSCREGICGSCAMNIDGVNTLACLCRIPKDTSKESKIYPLPHMYVVKDLIPDLTYFYKQYKSIEPYLKNDNPPEKGEFLQSQADRKKLDGMYECILCACCSTSCPSYWWNQDQYLGPAVLMQAYRWMADSRDSYGAERKEKMQNSMSLYRCHTIFNCTRTCPKGLNPAAAIAKMKLEMATGE, from the exons ATGGTCCGCCCTGCCACCATCCTCCGTTCTTTCAACGCTATCCCTTCCACCTCTAGACCGCTCGCCGCTGCTGCCAGGTCTTTCCATGCTACGGCTTCTGCTCAGCTCGCCACCCCTGTTGAGGGAAAGGAGCCCCAAATCAAGGAGTTCAAGATCTACCGATGG AACCCCGATGTCCCCAATGAAAAGCCCAAGCTCCAAACATACAAGGTTGATCTCTCTCAATGTGGCCCTATGATCCTCGACGCTTTG ATCAAGATCAAGAATGAGCTCGACCCCACTCTTACTTTCCGACGATCGTGCCGAGAGGGTATCTGTGGTTCTTGTGCCATGAACATTGACGGTGTCAACACTCTTGCCTGCTTGTGCCGAATTCCCAAAGATACCTCCAAGGAATCCAAGATCTACCCCCTTCCTCACA TGTACGTGGTCAAGGACCTCATCCCCGATCTTACCTACTTCTA CAAGCAATATAAGTCTATCGAACCTTACCTCAAGAACGACAACCCCCCAGAAAAGGGAGAGTTCCTTCAAAGTCAGGCGGACAGGAAGAAGTTGGATGGAATGTACGAGTGTATATTGTGTGCTTGTTGCTCAACCTCTTGCCCTTCA TACTGGTGGAACCAAG ATCAATACCTCGGTCCCGCAGTGTTAATGCAGGCTTACCGATGGATGGCTGACTCTCGA GATTCTTACGGCGCTGAGcgaaaggagaagatgcaGAACAGCATGTCTCTTTACCGATGCCACACCATCTTCAAC TGTACTCGAACATGTCCTAAGGGTCTTAACCCTGCCGCCGCGATTGCCAAGATGAAGCTCGAGATGGCCACCGGCGAGTAA
- a CDS encoding malate dehydrogenase, NAD-dependent → MFARQVAKNSSSLARGFASSARSNRKVAVLGAAGGIGQPMSLLLKQNPGVTALSLYDIRGAPGVAADISHVNTHSTVKGFEKDDIKEALTGAEIVIIPAGVPRKPGMTRDDLFNTNASIVRDLAEACAEYCPKAFIGVIANPVNSTVPIFAEVYKKKGIFDEKRIFGITTLDVVRASRFLGEIKGKDPKDVKVTVVGGHSGVTIVPLLSQTPEGKDVSGEAYKALVHRIQFGGDEVVKAKAGTGSATLSMGYAGARFTDSLIRALNGETGVVEPTFVKSPLYESEGVEYFASNVELGPEGVKKINPVGQLSAEEQELLKACLPDLAKNIKKGVDFVKA, encoded by the exons ATGTTCGCTCGTCAAGTCGCTAAGaactcctcttccctcgcCAGGGGCTTCGCTTCCTCTGCCAGGTCTAACAGGAAGGTCGCTGTCCTCGGTGCCGCCG GTGGTATCGGTCAGCCCAtgtctctcctcctcaagcAGAACCCTGGTGTCACTGCTCTTTCCCTCTACGACATTCGAGGTGCTCCCGGTGTTGCTGCTGATATTTCCCACGTCAACACTCACTCTACCGTCAAGGGTTTCGAGAAGGACGA CATCAAGGAGGCTCTTACTGGCGCCGAGATTGTCATCATCCCTGCTGGTGTCCCCAGGAAGCCCGGTATGAC CCGTGACGACCTTTTC AACACCAACGCTTCTATTGTCCGTGACCTCGCCGAGGCCTGTGCCGAGTACTGCCCCAAGGCTTTCATCGGTGTCATCGCCAACCCCGTCAACTCTACCGTCCCCATCTTCGCGGAGGTctacaagaagaagggcatCTTtgacgagaagaggatcTTTGGTATTACCACCCTCGACGTTGTCCGAGCTTCCCGATTCCTCGGTGAGATCAAGGGTAAGGACCCCAAGGACGTCAAGGTCACCGTTGTCGGTGGTCACTCTGGTGTCACCATCGTCCCCCTCCTCTCCCAGACCCCCGAGGGCAAGGACGTCAGCGGTGAGGCCTACAAGGCCCTCGTCCACAGGATCCAGTTCGGTGGTGACGAGGTCGTCAAGGCCAAGGCCGGTACCGGTTCCGCTACCCTCTCCATGGGTTACG CTGGTGCCCGATTCACCGACTCTCTTATCCGAGCGTTGAACGGTGAGACTGGTGTCGTCGAGCCCACTTTCGTCAAGTCTCCCTTGTACGAGTCTGAGGGTGTCGAATACTTTGCCTCTAACGTTGAGCTCGGCCCTGAGGGTGTCAAGAAGATCAACCCTGTTGGCCAGTTGAGCGCTGAGGAGCAGGAGTTGCTCAAGGCTTGTCTCCCCGA CCTTGCCAAGAACATCAAGAAGGGCGTTGACTTTGTCAAGGCTTAA
- a CDS encoding presequence translocated-associated motor subunit PAM17, mitochondrial produces MSRSVFNTLRPVLGQKTSITPFALSLRHSSSSSSPLSAPNEPTSFRTQPSHSAPTGPLPLTWPNYLSLRRQRRLWSTLTSVPTTFLGLFLGGGYFASLEADPSQLIFGIEPMFVYGGATLGCMALGYLIGPSVGATLFSLTHPSIARGNPAPLEVMDREFYHRIRKNRADPRFQSVQNIVPDFYGEKIVSLSTYRRWLRDQAVYKRKAMHGVPSEEL; encoded by the exons ATGTCCCGATCAGTATTCAACACTCTCAGACCTGTCCTCGGCCAGAAGACCTCCATCACCCCCTTCGCCCTTTCCCTTCGacactcttcttcttcctcttcccctctttcaGCTCCCAACGAACCCACTTCATTCCGCACCCAGCCATCTCACTCCGCTCCTACCGGTCCCCTTCCTCTGACATGGCCCAACTACCTCTCTCTCCGTCGCCAGCGTCGACTTTGGTCTACTCTTACCTCTGTGCCGACGACGTTTTTGGGATTGTTCCTTGGTGGAGGTTACTTTGCTAGTCTTGAAGCTGACCCTAGTCAGTTGATCTTTGGCATTGAACCAAT GTTTGTGTACGGAGGCGCGAC TTTGGGCTGCATGG CTCTTGGTTACCTCATTGGCCCCAGCGTAGGCgccaccctcttctctcttaCTCACCCTTCCATCGCCCGTGGCAACCCCGCTCCTCTGGAAGTGATGGACCGCGAGTTCTATCACAGGATCAGGAAGAACCGTGCCGACCCCAGGTTCCAGAGTGTGCAGAACATTGTGCCCGACTTCTAtggagagaag ATTGTCTCTCTCTCTACCTACCGACGATGGCTGAGAGATCAAGCAGTCTACAAGAGAAAGGCCATGCACGGTGTTCCTAGCGAGGAGTTGTAA
- a CDS encoding UV damage endonuclease UvdE: MPAPSPQSKLPRETLMAVALSMDEDNLTPPPASDVENEQVGKALNGATDRVLTKRKRSSKLIVEEEGMDNGEVSSTKGKKRGRKTRDELSAAKKEAKREEELDVKERLTAPIKGKKSGRKIKVESAVTAENEEQEKKPKRKAVKKSRIAKDEPQYDEEGNEIVPRNRKPRVYPKKIYEIPDVERKTTTFRGRLGYACLNTVLRANKPNSIFCSRTCRIASIEEEGLELPKGLGLMNVRDLKTLIQWNEDNKIRFMRMSSEMFPFASHAKYGYSLDFADAELKEAGDLAKKYGHRLTMHPGQFTQLGSPKKAVVNASIRELEYHCEIMDRMGLGPDGVMIIHMGGVYGDKDSTLARFKENYATLASDKVKARLVLENDEICYNVDDLLPVCTELDIPIIFDYHHDSLNPSTSPPAELIPRIAEVWNKKGIKMKQHLSEPRPGAESIMERRAHADRCQTLPAELPDDVDLMIEAKDKEQAVFELYRIYGLEDVVHDSLRPPDPNPGMQTKGRKSNLKKKTKETGDVDSLDEPVQLSDIEKEGDGGAGDEGVKKGQDVAEAVNDAGMEIDGEGTKEMP; encoded by the exons ATGCCCGCTCCATCCCCACAATCGAAATTACCTAGAGAGACTTTAATGGCGGTAGCACTTTCTATGGACGAAGATAACCTTACACCTCCACCAGCTTCTGATGTCGAGAATGAGCAGGTTGGGAAGGCGCTGAATGGCGCTACAGACCGAGTGTTGACCAAGCGCAAGAGGAGTTCAAAATTGATtgtagaagaagaaggaatggacAATGGAGAAGTTAGTTCaacaaaagggaaaaaaagaggcCGAAAGACCAGGGATGAACTTTCTGCGGCCAAGAAAGAAGCGAAGcgtgaagaagagcttgacgtcaaggaaagattgACAGCACCCAtcaaagggaagaaaagcGGACGAAAGATTAAAGTTGAGTCAGCAGTCACAGCCgaaaatgaagaacaagaaaaaAAACCAAAGAGAAAAGCAGTAAAGAAATCACGAATAGCCAAAGACGAACCTCAGTACGACGAAGAAGGCAATGAGATCGTCCCGCGCAATCGAAAGCCTAGAGTATACCCCAAAAAAATTTACGAAATTCCTGATGTTGAGCGGAAGACGACAACGTTCAGAG GGCGCCTTGGATACGCCTGTTTGAACACCGTGTTGCGAGCCAACAAGCCCAATAGCATATTCTGCTCAAGAACTTGTCGCATCGCCAGTatagaggaagaagggctGGAGTTGCCTAAGGGACTTGGGCTAATGAATGTTCGAGACCTCAAGACGTTGATCCAGTGGAACGAAGACAACAAAATCCGTTTCATGCGGATGTCTTCCGAAATGTTCCCATTTGCATCTCACGCCAAGTATGGATACTCTCTCGATTTCGCAGATGCAGAGTTGAAGGAAGCAGGCGATTTAGCAAAGAAGTACGGACATAGACTGACTATGCATCCTGGTCAG TTCACCCAATTAGGATCACCGAAAAAGGCGGTAGTAAATGCCTCGATTAGAGAGTTAGAATATCACTGTGAGATTATGGACAGGATGGGACTTGGGCCTGATGGCGTCATGAT TATCCATATGGGTGGTGTTTATGGGGATAAGGACAGTACTTTGGCGAGGTTCAAAGAAAATTACGCCACCCTCGCGAGCGATAAAGTGAAGGCAAGGCTTGTCCTGGAGAATGACGAA ATTTGCTACAATGTCGATGACCTTTTACCAGTTTGTACTGAGCTCGACATCCCCATCATCTTTGATTATCATCATGATTCCCTGAATCCTTCCACCAGTCCTCCAGCAGAGCTTATCCCGAGAATTGCAGAGGTTTGGAACAAGAAAGGAATCAAAATGAAGCAACATCTGTCAGAGCCTAGGCCTGGGGCAGAGAGTAtaatggaaagaagggcgCATGCTGATCGATGTCAGACCCTCCCAGCGGAGCTGCCCGATGATGTCGATTTGATGATTGAGGCCAAAGACAAA GAGCAAGCTGTCTTTGAGCTGTATCGAATTTA TGGCCTAGAAGATGTCGTCCATGACAGTCTGCGCCCCCCTGATCCTAACCCCGGCATGCAGACCAAGGGCCGAAAAAGCAATCTCAAAAA GAAAACCAAAGAAACCGGGGATGTCGACTCTCTAGATGAACCGGTTCAGTTGTCGGATATCGAAAAGGAGGGTGACGGAGGGGCGGGCGATGAGGGTGTCAAGAAAGGCCAAGACGTTGCGGAGGCGGTAAATGATGCGGGCATGGAGATTGATGGGGAAGGGACAAAAGAAATGCCCtag